A window from Daphnia magna isolate NIES unplaced genomic scaffold, ASM2063170v1.1 Dm_contigs235, whole genome shotgun sequence encodes these proteins:
- the LOC123467799 gene encoding uncharacterized protein LOC123467799 — translation MKKPNRPVNYLSWLKRLNCEPVAIPRTTYYRMRLNMGLVNRRTVVGQMRAQNEYIRRHPNTNYVDREYIIGGDVASNKIFHNDDHHQEQQLRIDSDDDDDHSSYTADHSPPEYASGSDEEGDVDRE, via the exons ATGAAGAAGCCTAACAGACCAGTCAATTATTTGTCTTGGCTGAAAAGACTGAACTGTGAACCAGTTGCCATACCAAGAACCACATACTACCGTATGCGACTCAACATGGGACTTGTAAATAGGCGTACGGTTGTTGGGCAGATGCGTGCTCAAAATGAGTATATTCGTCGTCATCCTAACACAAACTATG TCGACAGGGAATACATTATTGGAGGAGACGTAGctagtaataaaatttttcacAACGACGATCATCACCAGGAGCAACAACTGAGGATTGatagtgatgatgatgatgaccaTTCGTCCTATACAGCTGACCATTCCCCACCAGAATACGCAAGTGGTTCCGACGAAGAAGGCGATGTCGATCgagaataa
- the LOC123467800 gene encoding uncharacterized protein LOC123467800 has protein sequence MRAVLENRSVTDEVLRTVFAEVASLLNSRPLTNVQTDPSEPEPLNPYHFILVTPHPHRAPDTEEAFDGLTRRKWKQAQFIVDQYWRRWMKEYLPTLIERKKWERTVRPIRVGDVVMIMDENSRRGDWLIGSVTKVLPGSDGIVRAATVKTERSELTHPVVKLCFISGSRE, from the coding sequence ATGCGCGCCGTTTTGGAAAACCGCTCGGTAACCGACGAAGTCCTTCGCACGGTTTTCGCAGAAGTAGCCTCACTTCTGAACTCACGGCCTTTGACCAACGTTCAAACTGATCCGTCAGAGCCAGAGCCGCTCAATCCGTATCACTTTATTCTCGTTACCCCCCATCCTCACCGAGCGCCTGATACTGAAGAAGCATTCGATGGCCTCACGCGGCGGAAGTGGAAGCAGGCCCAGTTCATTGTGGACCAGTATTGGAGACGCTGGATGAAAGAATACCTTCCGACTCTCATCGAGcggaaaaaatgggaaagaaCTGTCCGTCCGATCAGAGTTGGTGACGTCGTCATGATTATGGACGAGAATAGCAGAAGGGGCGATTGGTTGATAGGGAGCGTTACGAAAGTGTTGCCCGGAAGCGACGGAATTGTCCGCGCGGCAACCGTAAAAACTGAACGTTCTGAACTAACCCACCCGGTTGTCAAACTTTGCTTCATTTCAGGTTCTCGCGAGTAA